In a single window of the Clostridia bacterium genome:
- a CDS encoding extracellular solute-binding protein, which produces MKSKFLKAIVIVMAVVMLATFAACTPEIIYYLDATEGGNAGGNLNGGGSGNAGGEQGGSNNAGGNTTPAVIEDTTGDGTTYDLRVWCAEEDVDMIWEMLYAYADKYKDNTYKWTVEKQGEDIVSASVLRDPDAAADVFSFANDQLGNLLNQNALTEIPTAYTAQIDSQIEVARTACMSNSKYYAIPYNYENVFLYYNKSLVTPEQVRSLETLLDASIAGVKFNLGIDMADSYYTTAFLYTAGVEIFGAQGNDPNSIDFTSDTAYPAAKKACEYIASLNKKTKLGSVAKADQYAALKNKNVAAMVSGPHMISQFKDALGDNFGVAMLPTIRFAGESTDSQLISFSGVKMYGVTRKSTDVRSQKATNEAIKLAAYLANADNQQVRLDEREFCPTDEDLFETAIESGIDTVEVVVNQSEYCKLKPGLIEMSNYWENMAAFLLGVYKLSYKESEWKGELQKIEAKLK; this is translated from the coding sequence ATGAAGAGTAAGTTTCTTAAAGCAATCGTAATCGTAATGGCAGTAGTTATGTTGGCCACCTTCGCGGCTTGCACGCCCGAGATCATCTACTACTTGGACGCGACCGAAGGCGGCAACGCGGGCGGCAACCTCAACGGGGGCGGCTCGGGCAACGCGGGCGGCGAGCAGGGCGGCTCGAATAACGCGGGCGGCAACACCACGCCCGCCGTCATCGAGGACACCACGGGCGACGGCACCACCTACGACTTGCGCGTATGGTGCGCCGAAGAGGACGTGGATATGATATGGGAGATGCTGTACGCCTACGCCGACAAGTACAAGGACAACACCTACAAGTGGACGGTGGAGAAGCAGGGCGAAGACATCGTTTCGGCTTCCGTTCTGCGCGATCCCGACGCGGCCGCGGACGTGTTCTCGTTCGCCAACGACCAGTTGGGCAATCTTTTGAACCAAAACGCCCTGACCGAGATCCCCACCGCGTACACCGCGCAGATCGACAGTCAGATCGAGGTGGCGCGCACGGCCTGTATGAGCAACAGCAAATACTACGCCATTCCCTATAACTACGAAAACGTCTTCTTGTACTACAACAAGTCTTTGGTCACGCCCGAGCAGGTCAGGAGTTTGGAGACCTTGCTGGACGCGTCCATCGCGGGCGTCAAGTTCAACTTGGGCATCGACATGGCCGACAGCTACTACACCACCGCGTTCCTCTATACCGCGGGCGTGGAGATCTTCGGCGCGCAAGGCAACGATCCCAATTCCATCGACTTCACCAGCGATACGGCGTATCCCGCGGCCAAGAAAGCTTGCGAGTATATCGCTTCTCTCAACAAGAAGACCAAGCTTGGCTCCGTTGCCAAGGCCGACCAATACGCGGCGCTCAAAAATAAAAACGTCGCGGCCATGGTCAGCGGTCCCCACATGATTTCGCAATTCAAGGACGCCTTGGGCGACAACTTCGGCGTGGCCATGCTGCCCACCATTCGTTTCGCGGGCGAGAGCACGGATTCCCAACTTATCAGTTTCTCGGGCGTCAAGATGTACGGCGTCACCCGTAAGTCCACCGACGTGCGCTCGCAAAAGGCCACCAACGAGGCCATCAAGTTGGCCGCCTACCTCGCCAACGCCGACAACCAGCAGGTGCGTTTGGACGAGCGTGAGTTCTGCCCCACCGACGAGGATCTGTTCGAGACCGCCATCGAGTCGGGCATCGACACCGTCGAGGTCGTGGTCAACCAAAGCGAGTACTGCAAGTTGAAACCCGGTCTTATCGAAATGAGCAACTATTGGGAGAATATGGCGGCCTTCCTTCTGGGCGTCTACAAACTGAGTTACAAAGAGAGCGAGTGGAAAGGCGAACTCCAAAAGATAGAAGCCAAACTCAAATAA
- a CDS encoding sugar ABC transporter permease yields MSALVTTKKTSSIKRKKIIGNTTTYTVLTILSIIWIIPLVWMIIQSFAGPEGSYQSGSLFPSSFSFYWYGKLFTDTNYPYWRWFLNTLLIAAVCLVLSTFFTIAMAYVMSRYRFKSRKRLQSIGMILGMFPGFMSMAAIYYIFKSIGMAGNVEIWKKIIALILVYSGSAGLGYYVSKGFFDTVSRSLDEAARIDGATNAQVFFRVILPLSKPIIVYTALMSFLGPWGDFIFSSYLLGTQTEGWTVAVGLYYMITKDPVNYYNMFMAGAVTVAVPITILFLCLQRYFVEGITGGAVKG; encoded by the coding sequence ATGAGTGCATTAGTTACTACAAAGAAAACCTCGAGTATCAAACGCAAAAAGATCATCGGCAACACCACCACCTATACGGTGCTGACCATTTTGTCCATCATTTGGATTATTCCTTTGGTGTGGATGATCATTCAATCCTTCGCCGGTCCCGAGGGCAGTTATCAATCGGGCAGTCTGTTCCCCTCGTCCTTTAGTTTCTATTGGTACGGCAAACTGTTCACCGACACCAACTACCCCTATTGGCGTTGGTTCCTCAACACGTTGCTTATAGCCGCCGTTTGCTTGGTGCTGTCTACGTTCTTCACCATCGCCATGGCGTACGTTATGAGCCGTTACCGCTTCAAGAGCCGCAAGAGATTGCAGTCCATCGGTATGATTTTGGGTATGTTCCCCGGCTTCATGTCCATGGCCGCCATCTACTATATCTTCAAGTCCATCGGCATGGCCGGCAACGTGGAGATTTGGAAGAAGATCATCGCCCTCATTCTCGTCTATTCGGGTTCCGCGGGCTTGGGCTACTACGTGTCCAAAGGTTTCTTCGACACGGTCAGCCGCTCCTTGGACGAGGCGGCCCGCATCGACGGCGCCACCAACGCGCAGGTATTCTTCCGCGTCATCCTTCCCCTCAGCAAGCCCATCATTGTCTACACCGCGTTGATGAGTTTCTTGGGCCCGTGGGGCGACTTCATTTTCTCCAGCTACCTCTTGGGCACGCAGACCGAGGGCTGGACGGTCGCCGTCGGCTTGTACTACATGATCACCAAAGATCCCGTCAACTACTACAATATGTTTATGGCGGGCGCCGTGACCGTGGCCGTACCCATCACCATTCTGTTCTTGTGCTTGCAACGCTACTTCGTCGAAGGTATCACGGGCGGCGCAGTCAAAGGCTAA
- a CDS encoding sugar ABC transporter permease, whose product MAAFFQKLFAKIKNFFVRLGKKIASFFRNLPQNFVKLCKRVGFGIRDWFVKYATMFREGDVGVKLSYIFMGSGAFAHKQIAKGIAYLGVELLFIFYMIFNGAGAIRGFFTLGTDFTYNMHYLNEGGETTPVAGDNSMLMLLFGVVAILVVIAFAVMYFANIRSAYEAYENSVVGRKLPTFKDDLMALFDNKFYIVLLTCALVGVIAFTVLPLIFMILIAFTNYDQYHTATGGFDWVGLQNFGNLVGGTGLSTTFFPVLGWTLLWALCATFLNYFLGVALALLINKKGLKGQKVWRTFFVLTIAIPQFVSLLLMRSALGPFGPVMQLFGKTGFNLFDNTNWARFVVIMVNLWVGIPYSMLITSGILMNIPADLYESARIDGAGKLTMFRKITLPYIMFVTGPYLITQFIGNINNFNVIFLLTGGGPFGEAGYSDGAGGTSLLVTWLYTMTGNGNYKLASTLGILTFIVCSIVSLITYRNSSASKNEEDFQ is encoded by the coding sequence ATGGCTGCATTTTTTCAAAAACTATTTGCAAAGATTAAGAATTTCTTTGTAAGGTTGGGAAAGAAGATAGCGTCGTTCTTCCGCAATTTGCCCCAAAACTTCGTCAAGTTGTGCAAACGCGTGGGTTTTGGGATACGCGATTGGTTCGTGAAGTACGCCACTATGTTCCGCGAGGGTGACGTAGGCGTCAAACTGAGCTATATCTTCATGGGCTCGGGCGCTTTCGCGCACAAGCAGATCGCCAAGGGCATTGCCTATTTGGGCGTCGAACTATTGTTTATCTTCTATATGATATTCAACGGCGCGGGCGCCATTCGCGGCTTCTTCACCTTGGGTACCGACTTTACCTACAATATGCACTACCTCAACGAGGGCGGCGAGACCACTCCCGTCGCGGGCGACAACTCCATGTTGATGCTCCTCTTCGGCGTGGTGGCCATTTTGGTCGTCATCGCGTTTGCGGTAATGTATTTCGCCAACATTCGTTCGGCGTACGAAGCGTATGAGAATTCGGTGGTAGGACGCAAACTTCCCACCTTCAAGGACGACTTGATGGCGCTTTTCGACAACAAGTTCTATATCGTGTTGTTGACCTGCGCCTTGGTGGGCGTCATCGCCTTTACGGTGCTGCCCCTCATCTTCATGATCCTCATCGCTTTCACCAACTACGACCAATATCACACGGCCACGGGCGGTTTCGATTGGGTCGGCTTGCAGAACTTCGGCAACTTGGTGGGCGGCACGGGCCTTTCCACCACCTTCTTCCCCGTCTTGGGGTGGACGTTGCTGTGGGCGTTGTGCGCCACTTTCCTCAACTACTTCCTGGGCGTCGCGTTGGCGCTACTCATCAACAAGAAAGGATTGAAAGGCCAAAAGGTGTGGCGTACCTTCTTCGTCCTCACCATCGCCATTCCCCAGTTCGTCAGCCTTTTGTTGATGCGCTCGGCGTTAGGTCCCTTCGGCCCCGTTATGCAACTCTTCGGCAAGACGGGCTTCAACCTCTTCGACAACACCAATTGGGCGCGTTTCGTGGTCATTATGGTCAACCTGTGGGTGGGCATTCCCTATAGTATGCTCATCACCTCGGGTATCTTGATGAACATACCCGCCGACTTGTACGAGTCGGCCCGCATAGACGGCGCGGGCAAACTGACGATGTTCCGCAAGATCACCTTGCCCTACATTATGTTCGTCACCGGCCCCTACCTCATCACCCAATTCATCGGCAATATCAACAACTTCAACGTCATATTCCTGTTGACGGGCGGCGGTCCCTTCGGCGAAGCCGGCTATTCGGACGGCGCGGGCGGCACGTCGCTATTGGTTACTTGGTTGTATACCATGACGGGCAACGGCAACTACAAGCTGGCGTCTACTTTGGGTATATTGACCTTTATCGTCTGTTCGATCGTGTCCCTTATCACCTATCGCAACAGTTCCGCTAGCAAAAACGAGGAGGATTTCCAATAA